Proteins from a genomic interval of Pseudodesulfovibrio nedwellii:
- a CDS encoding substrate-binding periplasmic protein, whose translation MVAIPSLAAETVVLTYGEWPPYHSSKLPGKGVASIVYEEAFGFSGVKVVYECLPWKRAYEKARHGEATGSVGWLKSGEREKFFFYSDPVMESETVFFYNRYNGFEWNEVEDAKDMRIAIPLGDLAQETFTTVVKSGSGEIHTTRGYVQGMRMLVAGRVDLFVCNREVGLHILKNRFPDATHVVVHPRPIRKGASHLIISRRIPFGLELVKKFNKGLHWLKESGRYQQILTEYFEEKSGL comes from the coding sequence ATGGTTGCCATACCTTCTTTGGCTGCCGAGACAGTGGTTTTGACGTATGGGGAATGGCCTCCCTATCATTCTTCAAAGCTTCCGGGAAAAGGAGTGGCTTCAATTGTATATGAAGAAGCCTTTGGCTTTTCGGGTGTTAAGGTCGTGTATGAGTGCCTGCCGTGGAAACGAGCATATGAGAAGGCCCGTCATGGCGAGGCAACCGGATCTGTCGGGTGGTTGAAGAGTGGTGAAAGGGAAAAGTTTTTTTTCTACAGTGACCCAGTTATGGAGTCAGAAACAGTCTTTTTCTATAATCGATACAATGGATTTGAATGGAATGAGGTAGAGGACGCTAAGGATATGCGTATAGCTATTCCATTGGGTGACCTTGCGCAGGAGACGTTTACCACTGTGGTCAAGAGCGGTTCGGGAGAAATCCACACGACAAGAGGATATGTGCAAGGCATGAGAATGCTTGTGGCTGGGAGGGTCGACCTGTTCGTTTGCAACAGGGAAGTCGGCCTGCATATTTTGAAAAATCGGTTTCCTGACGCGACGCATGTTGTTGTGCACCCACGTCCAATACGGAAGGGGGCTTCTCATCTTATTATTTCTAGGCGAATACCATTCGGGCTTGAACTGGTGAAGAAGTTTAATAAAGGTCTTCATTGGCTGAAGGAAAGTGGACGGTATCAGCAAATTTTGACGGAATATTTTGAGGAAAAATCCGGGCTGTAA
- a CDS encoding Gfo/Idh/MocA family protein yields the protein MKKIRFGILSTAKIARTKVIPAMQKGKHTEVTAIASRSLENAQKVAEELGIAKAYGSYEKLLADKQIDAVYIPLPNHFHVEWTLKAMDKGKHVLCEKPMGLTSGEVNRLINATVTAPDAKVMEGFMYQFHPQWIEAKRLVDEGLIGDLVTIQSFFSYFNADPNNIRNKADLGGGALMDIGCYPVSLSRFIFNAQPRRAMSFMNQDPEFGTDRVFSGMLDFNGRISTFTCSTQMADYQRVNILGTTGRIEILIPFNAPPDEPCTIMLQQGTQKEITVQPLSFDPCDQYTLQGDAFAKAILDDTRLPTTLMDAFDNMHVIDALIKSAQTGQWERS from the coding sequence ATGAAAAAAATACGTTTCGGCATCCTTTCAACAGCCAAAATAGCCCGGACAAAAGTCATTCCCGCCATGCAAAAGGGAAAACACACAGAAGTCACGGCCATAGCCTCACGTTCGCTGGAAAACGCACAAAAAGTCGCCGAGGAACTAGGGATTGCCAAAGCGTATGGAAGCTACGAAAAATTGCTGGCCGACAAACAGATTGATGCTGTTTACATCCCCCTGCCAAACCATTTCCATGTCGAGTGGACTCTCAAGGCCATGGACAAAGGGAAACACGTCCTGTGTGAAAAACCCATGGGACTAACTAGTGGCGAAGTCAACAGACTTATCAATGCCACGGTTACAGCCCCGGATGCCAAGGTGATGGAAGGATTCATGTATCAATTTCACCCGCAATGGATTGAAGCAAAACGACTGGTAGACGAAGGACTGATCGGTGATTTGGTTACCATCCAATCCTTTTTTTCCTACTTCAATGCAGACCCAAACAACATCCGAAACAAAGCGGACCTCGGCGGTGGAGCCCTCATGGACATCGGATGCTACCCCGTGTCCCTGTCCCGATTCATCTTCAACGCTCAACCTCGTCGAGCTATGAGCTTCATGAATCAAGACCCCGAATTCGGCACGGATCGAGTCTTCTCAGGCATGCTGGATTTCAACGGAAGAATTTCGACATTCACATGCTCCACTCAAATGGCCGACTACCAACGGGTCAACATCCTGGGCACAACGGGACGGATCGAAATACTCATTCCGTTCAATGCCCCACCGGATGAGCCATGCACAATAATGCTCCAGCAGGGAACCCAAAAGGAAATAACGGTGCAGCCCCTTTCCTTTGATCCTTGCGATCAATATACCCTGCAAGGCGATGCTTTTGCCAAGGCCATTCTTGATGACACGCGACTGCCGACCACACTCATGGACGCATTCGATAACATGCACGTCATCGACGCTCTGATAAAAAGCGCACAAACAGGTCAATGGGAACGAAGCTAA
- a CDS encoding PAS domain-containing hybrid sensor histidine kinase/response regulator, with the protein MDFRGVQEVFDQLHDVIGFVDKELYYVAVNREYCRYWAISQEDVIGIHVSCVIGEEVFNSTIKAYLEQCLAGEDVHFEGWIDFPGMGGRHMDVRYTPCRGEDGQILGVYLIGRDITEVKNMYSRAVIERDRFDSILNSLNVGLVLCYPDLTVAWHNRQMQDLFPDVDIRGMKCHQIIERDSGECKDCPALKTLRTGRSHSEEFFHGATGRWYVMTTVLTQDRGRDQVLILGRLEDVTDQKLAREAVLESEQRFREIFENVNMIAVQGYDHDRRVMYWNPASEQLYGYSREEAMGELLEDLIIPDSMHETLKAGHKMWLSDGVPIPAGELELVHKDGSFVPVYSSHVMQQTTLGEKFMYCLDVGLAEIKRIHTQLIEAKEQAEAANETKSEFLANMSHEIRTPLNGIQGMLSLLLGTELGDEQNEYAQAGLDSAVRLNRLLSDILDLSRVEAGMMEVEKAPFNLSDLIKQVLDLFHLSFNADSVELRCIVGDDVPHFVVGDGARLQQVLINLVGNALKYTDVGEVCVEVAALSPVRPGEHRVYFSVADTGIGISKDKIDSLFEPFVQGSQGFTRKYQGAGLGLSICRRLVTLMGGNMSVESEVGAGSAIHLVLPFGESSSQEPIKSVELVGEAGEKFGLNILLAEDDRVNSIVGKRFLQETGCTVQVVPNGLKAVEMLREQKFDAVFMDVQMPVMDGVAATKSIRKGEAGESRRNVPIYALTAFTMAGDREKLLDAGMDGYIPKPIETEDLLKSLRHAVQKKEK; encoded by the coding sequence ATGGACTTTCGCGGGGTGCAGGAAGTATTTGATCAACTCCATGATGTCATCGGCTTCGTTGATAAAGAATTATACTACGTTGCGGTGAATCGGGAATATTGTCGTTATTGGGCTATTTCTCAAGAGGATGTCATAGGGATACATGTTTCGTGTGTGATAGGAGAAGAGGTCTTTAATTCGACCATAAAGGCGTATCTTGAGCAATGTCTTGCGGGCGAAGATGTTCATTTCGAAGGGTGGATCGATTTTCCTGGTATGGGCGGGCGCCATATGGATGTCAGGTATACCCCGTGTCGTGGAGAGGATGGGCAGATACTTGGTGTCTATCTCATTGGTCGGGATATCACTGAAGTGAAGAACATGTATTCAAGGGCCGTGATCGAGCGGGATCGGTTTGATAGTATCCTTAATTCACTCAATGTCGGGTTGGTGTTGTGTTATCCGGATTTGACCGTTGCATGGCACAACAGGCAGATGCAGGACCTTTTTCCTGATGTCGATATTCGGGGGATGAAATGTCATCAGATTATTGAAAGGGACAGTGGGGAATGTAAAGATTGTCCGGCCTTGAAAACTTTGCGAACCGGTCGGTCTCATAGTGAAGAATTTTTTCATGGGGCGACTGGGCGTTGGTATGTCATGACCACGGTATTGACGCAGGATAGGGGGAGGGATCAGGTTTTGATTCTGGGGCGTCTTGAGGATGTTACGGATCAGAAGCTTGCTCGGGAGGCTGTTCTGGAAAGTGAACAGCGTTTCAGGGAAATATTTGAGAATGTGAACATGATCGCGGTGCAGGGGTATGACCATGATCGTCGGGTTATGTATTGGAATCCCGCCAGTGAGCAATTGTATGGGTACAGTCGGGAAGAAGCCATGGGGGAGTTGCTGGAAGATCTGATTATTCCTGATTCCATGCATGAGACGTTGAAGGCGGGACATAAGATGTGGTTGTCCGATGGTGTGCCGATTCCGGCGGGAGAATTGGAATTGGTTCACAAGGATGGCAGTTTCGTGCCGGTATATTCTTCGCACGTTATGCAGCAAACCACCTTGGGCGAGAAATTTATGTATTGTCTGGATGTAGGTCTGGCCGAGATCAAGCGTATTCATACTCAATTGATTGAGGCCAAGGAACAGGCAGAGGCTGCCAATGAGACAAAATCCGAATTTTTGGCAAACATGAGCCATGAGATTCGGACTCCGCTCAATGGTATTCAGGGGATGCTGTCGCTTTTGCTGGGTACTGAACTTGGTGATGAGCAAAATGAATATGCTCAGGCGGGATTGGATTCCGCCGTAAGGCTCAACCGGTTGCTTTCCGACATTCTTGATCTGTCTCGCGTGGAAGCCGGGATGATGGAAGTGGAAAAAGCCCCGTTCAACCTTTCTGATTTAATAAAACAGGTTCTCGATCTGTTTCATCTTTCATTTAATGCGGACAGCGTCGAACTGCGTTGTATTGTGGGTGATGACGTGCCGCACTTTGTGGTCGGTGATGGCGCGCGTCTTCAACAGGTGCTTATCAACCTCGTGGGAAACGCCCTCAAGTATACTGATGTCGGGGAAGTCTGTGTAGAGGTCGCAGCCCTTTCCCCCGTAAGGCCGGGAGAGCATCGAGTGTATTTTTCTGTCGCGGACACTGGCATTGGTATAAGTAAGGATAAAATTGATTCCCTTTTCGAACCATTTGTTCAAGGGAGTCAAGGTTTTACTCGAAAGTATCAAGGGGCTGGGCTTGGGCTGTCCATTTGTAGGCGTTTGGTGACTCTTATGGGTGGTAATATGTCCGTGGAAAGTGAAGTAGGCGCGGGGAGTGCTATCCATTTGGTGCTGCCGTTCGGGGAATCTTCATCACAGGAGCCGATAAAGTCTGTTGAACTGGTGGGGGAGGCTGGTGAAAAGTTTGGACTTAATATCCTGTTGGCCGAAGATGATCGTGTTAATAGTATTGTCGGCAAGCGTTTTCTGCAAGAGACTGGATGTACGGTACAGGTTGTTCCCAACGGGTTGAAAGCTGTTGAGATGCTGCGTGAACAAAAGTTCGACGCGGTTTTTATGGATGTGCAAATGCCGGTTATGGATGGCGTTGCGGCCACCAAGAGTATCAGAAAGGGAGAGGCCGGCGAGTCGCGGCGTAATGTTCCTATTTATGCTTTGACAGCCTTTACCATGGCTGGAGATCGGGAAAAACTTCTTGATGCGGGGATGGATGGATACATCCCCAAACCCATTGAAACGGAAGACCTCCTGAAATCATTACGCCATGCCGTTCAGAAAAAAGAGAAGTAG